A region of Sulfurovum sp. DNA encodes the following proteins:
- a CDS encoding NAD-binding protein — protein sequence MAAKRILIFGYGSHGRFIAKGLLEDGYALQIVEADEKHHKIALNDGFSESVLIDISSDEALEALNPQSFDKIVCVMNDEHLNVFITLSLTSLFKDLNIVAISDSIHTTSKLKMAGAQKVIDLYEVSANRILNILNRPIATELLKDFVMSKTGISFMEMEIPEGSFLHGKKIEEVDFSCYNVLLVGMVDMERGRGFEFVTAGQEHWLDTGDIIVCMGEVTKLHTFKKIIARKDINQCHKIKESKV from the coding sequence ATGGCAGCTAAAAGGATACTAATATTTGGGTATGGAAGTCATGGACGATTTATTGCCAAAGGACTACTTGAAGATGGTTATGCACTTCAAATTGTAGAGGCAGATGAAAAACACCATAAAATAGCACTCAATGACGGTTTTTCCGAAAGTGTCCTTATAGACATCAGTAGTGATGAAGCACTTGAGGCATTAAATCCTCAAAGCTTCGATAAGATTGTCTGTGTAATGAATGATGAGCATTTAAATGTTTTTATTACCCTCTCATTAACCTCACTTTTTAAAGACCTCAATATTGTTGCAATCTCCGATTCTATTCATACAACAAGCAAGCTTAAGATGGCAGGAGCACAAAAAGTAATAGATCTTTATGAGGTAAGTGCCAACCGTATTTTAAATATACTCAATCGTCCAATTGCAACTGAACTACTCAAAGATTTTGTCATGAGCAAAACAGGTATAAGCTTTATGGAGATGGAGATACCCGAAGGGTCTTTTTTGCATGGAAAAAAAATAGAAGAGGTGGACTTCTCTTGCTATAATGTGCTACTTGTTGGTATGGTTGACATGGAAAGAGGGAGAGGGTTTGAATTTGTGACTGCTGGTCAAGAGCACTGGCTAGATACAGGAGATATTATTGTGTGTATGGGAGAGGTAACAAAATTACATACATTCAAGAAGATTATTGCACGAAAAGATATCAATCAGTGTCACAAAATAAAGGAGTCTAAAGTATGA
- the nspC gene encoding carboxynorspermidine decarboxylase: protein MLESNLQSLISTPYWLLDEKKLIDNLKIIQYIKEQSGAKVLLALKGYALWKSFNSIRPYLDGCCASGLHEAQLAAEEFQKEVHTYSPAFKKEEIEKIAIISHHLVFNSLTQFKSFAQIAKEVNPLLSLGLRVNPEYSASPKEIYNPCAPYSRLGVTIESFDITLLSLLDGLHFHALCEQDSNALEAVLVNFEEKFGHYISQMKWINFGGGHHITRKGYDVEKLIYLIKKFKKKYHVEIYLEPGEAIGWGTGLLVATVLDVVRNGIDIAILDISAEAHMPDTIIMPYRAEVYGAADTGEKPYTYRLAGNTCLAGDIMGDYSFDEPLRIGDRIIFEDQMHYTMVKATTFNGIKLPSIAIKRVDGSIEVVKEFGYKDFKNRLS, encoded by the coding sequence ATATTAGAAAGTAATCTACAGTCCCTCATTTCTACACCATACTGGCTACTTGATGAGAAGAAACTTATTGATAATCTTAAGATAATTCAGTATATCAAAGAACAAAGTGGTGCCAAGGTTCTTCTTGCATTGAAAGGGTATGCTCTATGGAAAAGTTTCAACAGTATTCGCCCCTATCTCGATGGTTGCTGTGCTAGTGGACTACATGAAGCACAATTAGCAGCAGAAGAGTTTCAAAAAGAGGTACATACATATTCTCCTGCGTTTAAAAAGGAGGAGATTGAAAAAATAGCTATTATCTCCCATCATTTGGTTTTTAACTCCTTAACACAATTTAAATCTTTTGCTCAAATAGCAAAAGAGGTAAACCCTCTTCTCTCCTTGGGCTTGAGAGTTAATCCGGAATATTCAGCCTCCCCTAAAGAGATATACAACCCCTGTGCCCCCTATTCAAGACTTGGAGTGACTATAGAGAGTTTTGATATTACACTGCTCTCCCTACTTGACGGACTACACTTTCATGCTCTCTGTGAACAAGACAGTAATGCTCTTGAAGCAGTTCTTGTAAATTTTGAGGAAAAATTTGGACACTATATCTCGCAAATGAAATGGATTAACTTTGGTGGTGGCCATCATATTACCCGTAAAGGCTATGATGTAGAGAAACTTATCTATCTGATTAAAAAATTTAAGAAAAAATATCATGTTGAAATCTATCTTGAACCAGGAGAAGCTATAGGTTGGGGGACTGGTTTACTTGTTGCTACTGTACTTGATGTTGTCCGCAATGGTATTGATATTGCTATTCTTGATATTTCAGCAGAGGCACATATGCCAGATACTATCATTATGCCTTACCGCGCGGAGGTGTATGGTGCAGCAGATACAGGAGAGAAACCCTATACCTACCGCTTAGCAGGCAATACTTGTTTAGCAGGAGATATCATGGGTGATTACAGCTTCGATGAGCCACTCAGGATTGGAGACAGGATTATTTTTGAAGATCAAATGCACTATACCATGGTTAAGGCAACCACTTTTAATGGTATCAAATTACCAAGTATTGCCATAAAAAGAGTAGATGGAAGTATTGAGGTTGTAAAAGAGTTTGGATATAAAGATTTTAAAAATAGACTTTCATAG
- a CDS encoding NAD(P)H-dependent glycerol-3-phosphate dehydrogenase yields the protein MKIAVIGAGKWGQALYHAYSQKNNVVIHSRTEREIENFVRLDETLEQEYLIMAIPAQYIRQWMEENFIDKDQKILVAAKGIEVSTGAFLNEIYETFVSKERLAYISGPSFAAEVVKSLPTALMISSHNLELAHVFSDALPNYIKGYVSDDVIGAEVSGAYKNVIAIAGGVCDGLGLGNNARAALISRGLVEMTRFGEAFGAKTETFLSLGGAGDLFLTASSTLSRNYRVGLGLAKGKSMKQILQELGEVAEGVGTVQALHKIAEAKGLYLPIATQTYMMVKNEKSPHESVQELLR from the coding sequence ATGAAAATTGCAGTTATAGGTGCTGGAAAGTGGGGACAAGCACTGTATCATGCCTACTCACAGAAGAATAATGTAGTAATTCATTCTCGTACAGAAAGAGAGATAGAGAACTTTGTTCGGCTTGATGAGACGCTAGAACAAGAATATTTGATTATGGCAATCCCAGCACAATATATACGGCAGTGGATGGAGGAGAATTTTATTGACAAAGACCAGAAGATCCTTGTGGCAGCAAAAGGTATAGAGGTTTCTACAGGAGCATTTCTTAATGAAATATATGAAACATTTGTTTCTAAAGAACGTCTAGCATATATTTCAGGTCCCTCTTTTGCTGCAGAAGTGGTAAAATCATTACCCACTGCATTAATGATTAGTTCCCATAATCTTGAGTTGGCACATGTTTTTTCAGATGCTCTACCTAATTATATTAAGGGGTACGTAAGTGACGATGTTATTGGCGCAGAAGTCTCTGGTGCCTACAAAAATGTTATTGCGATTGCTGGTGGTGTGTGTGATGGGCTAGGGCTAGGAAACAATGCACGAGCGGCGCTCATATCACGTGGTCTTGTAGAGATGACCCGTTTTGGAGAGGCATTTGGTGCCAAGACGGAGACATTTCTTTCACTTGGTGGTGCGGGCGATCTCTTCTTGACTGCTAGTTCTACACTTTCACGAAACTATCGGGTAGGTTTAGGGCTTGCCAAAGGCAAAAGTATGAAGCAGATACTTCAAGAACTTGGAGAGGTTGCTGAAGGAGTTGGTACTGTACAAGCACTCCATAAAATTGCTGAAGCCAAAGGGCTCTATCTTCCTATTGCTACACAAACCTATATGATGGTCAAGAATGAGAAAAGTCCCCATGAGAGTGTTCAAGAACTACTTCGCTGA